In Thermosynechococcus sichuanensis E542, a single genomic region encodes these proteins:
- a CDS encoding NblA/ycf18 family protein: MEQRFPELNVDLSFEQEFQMRVMEEQVSAMSLQEARELLLQASRLLMMKDNVIRSLVKRAA, from the coding sequence ATGGAGCAACGCTTCCCTGAACTGAATGTTGACCTCAGCTTTGAACAGGAGTTTCAAATGCGGGTGATGGAGGAGCAAGTGAGTGCCATGAGCCTTCAGGAAGCTCGTGAGCTACTGTTGCAAGCCTCTCGCCTATTGATGATGAAAGACAACGTCATTCGCTCCTTGGTCAAACGCGCTGCCTAG
- the lpxD gene encoding UDP-3-O-(3-hydroxymyristoyl)glucosamine N-acyltransferase — protein MRLAEVAERFGATLDCPEQGDRPVLGVAPLETATATDISFLANPKYTALLQTTEAAAVFVRPDFQGEAACPLLRVPHPYLAFAKCIEWFYPQPKPPAKIHPTAILGADVVLGAEVTIGAYTVIGDRVRIGDRTVIDSHCTLYDDVVVGADCRIYSHCVLRERVQLGDRVILQNSVVLGSDGFGYVPLPDGRHYKIPQVGTVVIGNDVEIGAGTTIDRATLGETTVANGTKIDNLTMVAHNCTIGENAILCAQVGLAGSTHIGNHVVLAGQVGAAGHLTIGDRTIVSAKSGISSSVPPDSRMGGIPAMDQTLYLKVSAAVKQLPDLLKRVRKLEAKVGG, from the coding sequence ATGCGGTTGGCAGAGGTAGCTGAACGGTTTGGGGCAACCCTCGACTGTCCAGAGCAGGGCGATCGCCCCGTGTTGGGGGTAGCCCCCTTGGAAACAGCAACAGCCACGGATATTTCTTTTCTGGCCAATCCGAAGTACACCGCCCTGTTACAAACTACGGAAGCGGCTGCTGTGTTTGTCCGTCCCGATTTTCAAGGGGAGGCAGCCTGTCCCCTGCTGCGGGTGCCCCATCCCTACCTTGCCTTTGCCAAATGTATTGAGTGGTTTTATCCGCAACCGAAGCCCCCTGCCAAGATTCACCCCACGGCTATTTTGGGAGCTGATGTCGTCTTGGGAGCTGAGGTGACCATTGGTGCCTATACCGTGATTGGCGATCGCGTGCGCATTGGCGATCGCACGGTGATTGATAGTCATTGCACGCTCTACGACGATGTGGTGGTTGGCGCCGATTGCCGTATCTATAGCCACTGTGTCCTACGGGAGCGGGTACAATTGGGCGATCGCGTCATCCTGCAAAATAGTGTCGTCCTAGGGAGTGATGGCTTTGGCTATGTGCCGCTGCCCGATGGTCGCCACTATAAAATTCCGCAAGTGGGTACTGTGGTCATTGGCAATGATGTGGAAATTGGTGCTGGCACAACCATTGATCGCGCCACCCTTGGGGAGACTACTGTGGCAAATGGGACGAAAATTGACAACCTGACGATGGTGGCTCACAACTGCACCATTGGTGAAAATGCGATTCTCTGTGCTCAAGTCGGCTTAGCCGGTTCGACCCACATTGGTAATCATGTCGTCCTTGCGGGACAGGTGGGGGCAGCCGGTCATTTGACCATTGGCGATCGCACCATTGTCTCAGCCAAATCTGGCATCAGTAGCTCTGTCCCCCCAGATAGCCGCATGGGGGGGATTCCAGCGATGGATCAAACCCTCTACCTCAAGGTCTCAGCCGCAGTGAAGCAATTGCCAGACCTCCTGAAGCGAGTGCGCAAATTGGAAGCAAAGGTAGGGGGATAG